Proteins encoded together in one Meles meles chromosome 7, mMelMel3.1 paternal haplotype, whole genome shotgun sequence window:
- the LOC123947082 gene encoding olfactory receptor 6C2-like, whose product MTRNRTITTFILLGLTDDPQLKIMVFIFLFLTYMLSITGNLIIISLTFIDSHLQNAMYFFLQNFSFLEISFTSACIPRYLYNISTDDKTITYDNCAFQIFFTDLFSVTEFFLLATMSYDRYVAICKPLHYVTIMNKRVCRRLILGCWTAGFLIILPPLSLGLNLEFCDSNVIDHFFCDASPLLKISCSETWLIEEMVIVCAVLTFIMTLICVLLSYIYIIKAILRFSSPQQRKKAFSTCSSHMIVVSITYGSCIFIYVKPSAKESVAINKGVAVLTTSIAPMLNPFIYTLRNKQVKQAVKDSIKRIALFSKK is encoded by the coding sequence ATGACGAGAAACCGCACAATAACCACTTTTATCCTGTTGGGACTGACCGATGATCCACAACTGAAGATTATGGTTTTCATCTTTCTATTTCTCACTTATATGTTGAGTATAACTGGGAACCTGATAATCATCTCCCTTACCTTCATAGATTCTCACCTTCAGAatgccatgtactttttcctacaaaatttttccttcttagaGATATCATTtacctctgcttgtattcccagATATTTGTACAACATATCAACAGATGACAAGACAATCACATATGACAATTGtgcctttcagattttttttactgATCTTTTTAGTGTAACAGAATTTTTTCTCCTGGCCACCATGTCCTATGATCGATATGTTGCCATCTGCAAACCCCTGCATTATGTGACCATCATGAACAAGAGGGTCTGTAGAAGACTCATCCTTGGGTGCTGGACAGCGGGCTTCTTGATCATTCTCCCACCACTTAGCCTGGGCCTAAATCTGGAATTCTGTGACTCTAATGTTATTGACCATTTTTTCTGTGATGCATCCCCCCTCCTAAAAATATCATGCTCAGAAACATGGCTTATAGAGGAGATGGTCATAGTCTGTGCTGTGTTGACCTTCATTATGACCCTCATATGTGTACTTCTATCCTACATATACATCATCAAGGCTATTCTACGATTCTCTTCTccccaacaaagaaaaaaggcatTTTCCACATGTTCTTCCCACATGATTGTAGTCTCCATCACCTATGGAAGCTGTATTTTCATCTATGTTAAGCCTTCAGCAAAGGAATCAGTGGCCATCAATAAGGGTGTGGCAGTCCTTACTACATCCATTGCTCCTATGCTGAACCCCTTCATTTATACCTTGAGAAACAAGCAAGTAAAACAAGCTGTCAAAGACTCAATCAAAAGAATTGCATTattctcaaagaaataa